In the genome of Schistocerca piceifrons isolate TAMUIC-IGC-003096 chromosome X, iqSchPice1.1, whole genome shotgun sequence, the window TTAACAAACAGCAGTATGTTGTTTATCATAATACTCTGCATTTTTGGATGCCtgtctaacagaaatattttttgttgggTGTAATATActttacagtaaattaaattttaGCTATGTAATGGAAACATTTTCCAAATTGTACATAATAACCACTTACTTTCATGGTGTTCAGCAATACTGAGTGTTATGAAGGGAGTGAACACACTGAATGGGGACAAATAACGgatataattttatattttgcaAACTTAATGTTGTCAGAATATTATTTGTACTGTTTGttggaaacaaaatttcaaattaagaCAGGAGACTTCCTAATACAAATGTATATGTTAACATTTTCATAAATGCAAAAAAAACTAGTTTTATTAAATAACAttcttattaatattttcacagccaCAGACATATACAAACAATATGACAAATGCATGCATTCAcatttcacattcacattcacattcacattcacacacacacacacacacacacacacacacacacacacacacacacaaaaaaaaccactaCTTGGTAACTACCGATCACTAACatctataaaaaaaaagaaaaattcacaatGACTATGTACAAAAAGACATTTAAAACGAACACTTTACTGGTGAATAAGCTCTCCAGACAATTTGTTAGGTAGTCTTCCAAGTTGCACTTACTTAAACATAGAAAAAATAAATACTAAGTACAGTTCTCACAAGGAAGGTTACATTGCTTCCTTAAATATAAAGATGCTATGGTGATctaacaagaaataataaatacatgaaaaGTGTTAAATCAAAATATCTGGTACAACAGTCTCATAACAACAATCTTTtaacacatttataaaaataatgacaTTCCCACATGGAACAAATGTTCAGTACTCTGGAAAACTACAGCATTTACGCTTAGCACTTTCCAAGTTATTACAACCATTAGCTTCCAGCATGAATGGTCCATTTAAAACATTGTGACAATAATATAAATTTTTTGGTTCCAGTTTTGGGCACACATTAGCAACTTCACACAGACTCTCAGAAGAAAATCTGAAGCATCCACTGAAATCAAGATGTTTTAAGTTGTGCAGAAACTTTGGAACATTAAGTAATGCACTTATAGAGCCTGATGTTAACCTCTCACAGCCTGACATGCTAAGACTTATGAGTCCTGTAATATGATCATCATTACTTTGTGTTTGCTCTAAAAATAGCCAGCACTTCGTAAGGTTGACAATGCATTCATCCACCAGATTCCTACAGCCTGAGAAGCTCAAATATTTGAGACGTCTACAGCATTTGTATTCGTGCAGcctgtaaaatattttacaaaaaattacatttaaatattttctgtaCCTGTTAACTGAACTTGTGTAGATTAAAAAGGTTAAGTGAAAATCAAAATActttacacacaccaaataaaattttctaaaggAACTACTTTACTCTATTAACTGATTAAAAGAGTGTCATTATTTTATAGCCATAATAATATACACAGCTCAGAGTGTGATTTGTTCAGCAAATAACTGTGAATGGTCTTTCTAACACTTACTTGTTTTGACTTGTTTTACACATGAGTCTGTAAAGCAGTTACTCTAGTCTTGGTCAGTTATTGAAGCTGTTAATAAATGTATTATCCTAAAGGTAAAATTGTCTTCAACCCGAAGATTTGGTCTACACAGCACTGCTTCACAAGACATGGTTCAACTGGATATAGTATGTCCTCGTCTTCCTCTAAGCTTTGAACTAAATTACCCAGGTAGTTGCAGAATAACAGAGTTTAATTTCGATTTCCAACTAAGGTGcaacttggttttttttttcacattaatCATTTAGTGTCAAGAGACAAAGTAAGCAATAAATGACAGAATGAGTAGTCACTCCATGGACTCTTGGATTTGTAGTCTGACAACCACCCATTTGATCACCAAGCCATATTACAATAAAAATTACAGATATCTTTTTACATCAATATGTGTATTTAGACTGTAGTATGTTTTTCGTGAGAAGACAGCTCTGAAAGATACCTCAACAAAGATACATAAAGGAAAGATACTGACCAAAATGTAGCTTCATAAGACACAAACTCTCAAatgaatatatgtatgtatgtatgtatgtatgtatgtatggtatcTTCAGCAGCATAGGTCTTTCATTATCAACTAGAACTAAATGATTGAAGCAAATGGATGAATTAAGCTTATCATTAGGtaactggttgatttgggggaggggaccaaacagcaaggtcattggccccatcagattagggaaggaagtttgcaacgccctttcaaaggaaccgtcccaacatttgcctgaagtgatttaggaaatcatagtatatctaaattaggatggctggatgtgggtttgaaccgtcgctctcctgaatgcgagtccaatgtgctaactgcTACAACATCTCGCTCAGTAAGCCTATCATTCTATACCCTAATGCTTTGTGTATGCACAACAACTAGAAGTTATTGAAACAAGTActacagtatcagttgcaaagtctgCAGTCAATGTTTTTACACAAGAATGGGAAACATGTTGACAAGGCCTAACTGGTCAGTTAAATACCGTTTCACTTTCATCATTCAGTAAACATAAAATTTGATTAAAACACCACTGAGCTGGCAGCCCTAATCCTCACTTATTTCTGGATATTCTGGTGAAGTATTTCACTATAAATGTTTCTATATCTGTTTTATTGTATATATAATTCTTTTCAAATATCTTGACTTTTTCAATTATTAGTTAACAGCAATTGCTGATCATGTTAGGTGCGAGCTACACATTACTGGACACCTTCTTTATGTTCTCTCTCTATCCATTCCCTGTTTAATTTCTGTTGGACATGGAATTCTTCTGAGCTGCCAATCACTGACCTATACTTCATCCTGTCTGAGATGTCACTTTGATTTAAACTAACCTGTGCACAGTCATTTGTCATCTCCCACGACCATTTGTTGGAAACTTTAGGTCTACTATCAGGCATACAAACTGTATCATCAAAGTACATTACGAAAAATACTTTTCAATGAGCACAAGAAATTGAGCACAGTACTAATCCTTTTGTGCACAATCACTAGTTGAAAATTTTGTTTCGACTTCCTGAACGAAATATGAAATATTGGAGGTGTCCGTGTTATATACGATCCACTTTAATTTCACTGAGTTGGAGGAGGTGGATAATGTGAGACAACACTGTCTATAATGTTCCACCATCTTCCAGGAGTGCATCTGGGATGTTATTAATTCTTGTACTGATATTTTGGATGACAATTAGGTTCAGATCAAGCATTTGAGATTCCTATTCCTCTAGAAAGTACCATTGCAATGAGTAAGACAGTAAATACATAAATAGGGAATTTTAGAATGGTTGGTCATATGAGAGCACTATTTATTTCTAACCAATTACTTACTGTTTCTTTAGGCAGTTAATCTATAGCGCACTTAGCAGCTATTCTCAAGTACTTTTAAGATATTACTATCAAGCATActgaagaaaggtaggaaaatttcAGAAGAGAAATAGGTTTCCTATAATACAATGGAAAGTCCATGATGGAACATATTATGTACATGAATGACACAAGGAGTAAAGTTAACACATCAGCATATAGCTGAGGCACTGAATGATCAGCAAAGCACATAGACAAGATTGAAACTGCCCTCAACATCTGGATAATGTCTTTCCACAGAactaacaaatttttaaaaaacagGGAGGAcagagaggagagggggggagacagAGAGGAGAGGgatgggagagaggggggagagagagggggagagagagagggggaggagagagagggggaggagagagagggggaggagagagagggggaggagagagagggggaggagagagagggggaggagagagagggggaggagagaggggggagagagagagggggggagagagagagggggggagagagagaggggggagagagagagggggggagagagagaggggggagagagagaggggggagagagagagggggagagagaggggggggagagagagaggggggagagagaggggggggggagagagaggggggagagagaggggggagagagaggggggagagagaggggggagagagagaggggggagagagagaggggggagagagagagggggggagggagggggggcgagagagagagagagagggagggaggggggcgagagagagagagagagagggggggggagggagggggggcgagagagagagagagagaggggggggagggaggggggggcgagagagagagagagagagagggggggagggagggggggcgagagagagagagagagagagaggggggggagggaggggggcgagagagagagagagagagagagagagagggggagggaggggggcgagagagagagagagaggggggggggaggcgagggagggagagggggaggcgagggagagggggaggcgagggagagggggaggcgagggagagggggaggcgagggagagggggaggcgagggagagggggaggcgagggagagggggaggcgagggagagggggaggcgagggagagggggaggcgagggagagggggaggcgagggagagggggaggcgagggagagggggaggcgAGGGCAGGGGGTGAGAGGGGTAGGcaagggggggcagagggggaggcaagggggggcagagggggtggcaagggggggcagagggggaggcatgggggggcagagggggaggcatgggggggcagagggggaggcatggggggcagagggggaggcatggggggcagagggggaggcatgggggggcagagggggaggcatgggggggcagagggggaggcatggggggcagagggggaggcatgggggggcagagggggaggcatgggggggcagagggggaggcaagggggggcagagggggcggcaagggggggcagagggggcggcaagggggggcagagggggcggcAAGGGGGGGCAGAGGGGTAGGCAAGGGCGGGCAGAGGGGGAGGCaatggggggggcagagggggaggcaatggggggggcagagggggaggcaatgggggggcagagggggaggcaatggggggggcagagggggaggcaatggggggggcagagggggaggcaatggggggggcagagggggaggcaatggggggggcagagggggaggcaatggggggggcagagggggaggcaatgggggggggcagagggggaggcaatggggggggcagagggggaggcaatggggggggcagagggggaggcaatggggggggcagagggggaggcaatggggggggcagagggggaggcaatgggggggcagagggggaggcaatgggggggcagagggggaggcaatgggggggcagagggggaggcaatgggggggcagagggggaggcaaggggggggcagagggggaggcaaggggggggcagagggggaggcaagggggggggcAGAGGGCGTGGCAAGGGGGGGCAGAGGTGGTGGCAAGGGGGGGCAGAGGTGGTGGCAAGGGGGGGCAGAGGGCGTGGCAAGGGGGGGCAGAGGTGGTGGCAAGGGGGGGCAGAGGTGGTGGCAGGGGGGGCAGAGGTGGTGGCAGGGGGGGCAGAGGTGGTGgcagggggggcagagggggaggcatgggggggcagagggggaggcatgggggggcagagggggaggcaagggggggcagtgggggaggcaagggggggcagagggggaggcaatggggggcagagggggaggcaagggggggcagagggagaggcaagggggggcagagggagaggcaagggggggcagagggggaggcaagggggaggcaagggggggcagagggggaggcaagggggggcagagggggaggcaagggggaggcaagggggtggcaagggggaggcaagggggaggcaagggggaggcaagggggaggcaagggggagacaggggggcagagggggaggcaagggggggcagagggggaggcaagggggggcagagggggaggcaagggggggcagagggggaggcaaggggggggcagagggggaggcaaggggggggcagagggggaggcaagggggggcagagggggaggcaaggtgggggcagagggggaggcaaggggggggcagagggggaggcaagggggggcgacagggggaggcaaggggtgggggacagggggaggcaaggggtgggggacagggggaggcaaggggggcagggggaggcaagggggggcagggggaggcaagggggggcagggggaggcaagggggggcagggggaggcaagggggggacagggggaggcaaggggggcagggggaggcaagggggggacagggggaggcaagggggggacagggggaggcaagggggggacagggggaggcaaggggggacagggggaggcaaggggggggacagggggaggcaagggggggacagggggaggcaagggggcgggacagggggaggcaagggggcgggacagggggaggcaagggggcgggacagggggaggcaagggggcgggacagggggaggcaagggggcgggacagggggaggcaaggggggggggacagggggaggcaaggggggggcgggacagggggaggcaagggggggggacagggggaggcaaggggggggggtacagggggaggcaaggggggggggacagggggaggcaagggggggggacagggggaggcaaggggggggacagggggaggcaaggggggggacagggggaggcaagggggggacagggggaggcaaggggggggacagggggaggcaagggggggacagggggaggcaagggggggacagggggaggcaaggggggacagggggaggcaaggggggacagggggaggcaaggggggacagggggaggcaaggggggacagggggaggcaagggggggacagggggaggcaagggggggacAGGGGGAAGCAAGGGGGGGACAGGGGGAAGCAAGGGGGGgacagggggaggcaaggggggacagggggaggcaagggggggacAGGGGTTGGCAAGGGGGGgacagggggaggcaagggggggacagggggaggcaaggggggacagggggaggcaggggggggacagggggaggcaaggggggacagggggaggcaaggggggacagggggaggcaaggggggacagggggaggcaagggggggacagggggaggcaagggggggacagggggaggcaagggggggacagggggaggcaagggggggacagggggaggcaaggggggtacaggggaggcaaggggggacagggggaggcaaggggggagaggggggagaggggggaggcaaggtgggagaggggggagaggggggaggcaaggggggagaggggggaggcaagggggtagaggggggaggcaaggggggagaggggggaggcaaggggggagagggggaggcaaggggggagaggggggaggcaagggggagagggtggaggcaaggggggagaggggggaggcaaggggggagaggggggaggcaaggggggagaggggggaggcaaggggggagaggggggaggcaaggggggagaggggggaggcaaggggggagagggggaggcaaggggggagagggggaggcaaggggggagagggggaggcaaggggggagagggggaggcaaggggggagagggggaggcaaggggggagagggggaggcaaggggggagagggggaggcaaggggggagagggggaggcaaggggggagagggggaggcaaggggggagagggggtggcaaggggggagagggggagacaaggggggagagggggaggcaaggggggagagggggaggcaaggggggagagggggaggcaaggggggagagggggaggcaaggggggagagggggaggcaagggggggagagggggaggcaaggggggagagggggaggcaagggggggagagggggaggcaaggggggagagggggaggcaaggggggagagggggaggcaaggggggagagggggaggcaaggggggagagggggaggcaaggggggagagggggaggcaaggggggagagggggaggcaaggggggagagggggaggcaaggggggagagggggaggcaaggggggagagggggaggcaaggggggagagggggaggcaaggggggagagggggaggcaaggggggagagggggaggcaaggggggagaATATTTGTTGGgtagtgtttcatcttcaaataaGTGCAGATAACAGATCTTTTACATGTCAGATGTTGCATTAGCTGAAACTTGTTTGTATATGAATGAGTTATTTATGTTATTTATACAGCAGTGTAATGCTGATATTTGAAGTATAACTAATTGAAGGAAAGATAAGCACACGATTTGAGCCAGTAAAGTTTTGATGGAAGTTGATTTTCACTGGATGTGTTATCTTCTAAATTTCGTTTTTAAATATCAAGCTACTGATGACAATGTCACAGTACAGTTCCTTGTTGATACAAGGGATATTAATGtggctttcatgtctgtgaatgttTTATGTATGTGCATAATTCCAAGTTGCCTAGTTAACCTCCTTGAATACAAGAAAGAGATTTTCAGATGCACACTTCTGTAACAGCTTTTTCAATGCAGATGAATTAAATGCAAATAGGAGAAAACAGTTGAATTTTCGAAGTTTACTAGAAAGGAACAAAAATTAAACAAATGCAATTGTCAAACAGAATTTGACAACTGAATTTCATGATTCCTTCGCTAAGTGTTAGGCAGTATTCAAGTGCTACCAAACAGAAAATTGCATTGAATTGTTGATGCGAAATTTATGTGGTGTTCATAAGAAATACAAATCTTTGATACGTACCCTCTAAATGCGAAGTATCCTGAAATACAAGTGTAGCTAAGATCTAAGGTCTCAAGATTAGGGCAGCTTAGCAGCATTAGTCTCACAAGATCATCTGTCAAGTTGACACCTGACATGCAAAGTAAGACAACCCCATGTCCAATAGTTGGAAGATGGTTAAGAAtactgaaagataaaaataaatacataaaatacataacATCATGATGTGTGTGATTTTACTTCATACAAAACTGCACACTAACATTTACACTACAATAATGGACACTTTATTAAAATTTATAGTGCTGTTTTTGGTTCACCCACAGACTGGGCTAAAGAACAGTGATAAGACTTGAAAAACTGCATGAGAATTGCTAAATGTCTAGATCTGCTGCCATAATTGATGTGTATTTAAATATATGTAATCTGATACTACAAAAATGAGTGTTATAAATTGAAGTTTAGCAGAGGGAAACATAAACATATGTTGTTTCATTCAAGCTGCTGTAATTTATAGCAGCACTTGAGAAATGATTTTATAAAATACATCTGCCTAGAGTTCACTTCACTTCAGAGATGACaaagttattgaaaataaaaatccattttcacaattttttactaaataaataaacaaggaaTTTTAGGATTTGGTAATATGTACATCATAATTTTTTGTGaatgtggtattttatttatttgtacatttCATAAACTAAAGTTTGGCATGTCTTCTTTGTGTTATCATCCTGAACTTGGATGATCTGCAACTTGTttcgcatttttattttattttatttatttattttttaattttgacttAGTCCAAACATTTCCTGCATGACTAATACTTGGGCTATTATCAGGCCCATCAggtacatttgaaattacaaaaatatgGCAAGAACCAATCACATTAGTACAGTACTGCTCATAAATGTAAACACTTGTAATTGTGAATGCAACTGAAGGATTAACACCTTGACCTGCAAATGAAGGTGTTCATGGAGTATAAATGCAATGAAATCTTGCTGTGTCAATTTGCATCAAGTTCATGCCATATACTCTCTTTCCATCTTAACAATATGCTGTAAGGAGAGGATATGCCTTTCAAATAGCCATGGAACCACTGTGAACTGATGCAGCAGGAAACCTGAGAATGTTTTCTTGGCACCTAAAAAGCACTGAAGGAAATTGTGGTGCAATAGTCAAAATTACAGCCCTAGGAAATGCCGTTACTATCATAAGGTGGTATCAAGTGGGGAACAGCAGCAAGAAATGTCTCAACGCTGCAGCAGTTAATATAATGTGTTTATAGCTTGAGAGAATGGTCAACAAGCTGGAAAGTAACAGTGTGATGgcaaagttcagtttggattccacttATGGTAGATTTTTTTCTGATACTGTGTTCATGTGTTTATAAGTACAAAGCACAAAATCAGCAGAATAAACATTTCTTGATTCTTAATAAGATATTTTTGGCCTTTAAAATGGCACAGAATGTGGTTTCCTAGCTACTTAATGTTCGTGCACAGGTCTTCCGTTTCTTTGTGTGAGGAAGTTAAGTCCATGTGGTGGATAATATATATCTCATTTTCTGCCACCTCCTCCACAGCAGTCAGGGTGATGTTCCAAAGGTTATCATAGGTAGTTGGTGTAGGGTCAGGCCagttacacaacgctggtgactactttgaaggacagtaacaagtgaaaacttaactcttttgtatcagttgtgaataaatagttgccactatttaagttccaaacctcataTTTGAGGTTGAATTTGGCACCTTGCAGCCTACACACCTGGAATGTCATTTGCTGAGGACAATATTGATTTATTGGAAAATACTACTTTCTACCAGTCACAATTGATATCATCCTTGACGAACACTAATTGATAGTGTCAGTGTTCATTAGTGAGCCTCTCACTGACAACGGCATGTTTGCTTTGCAGTCCAGCCGCCAGTCAAAAAGCATCCATTAGCCAAGGAATACATGAACTGGGCACCAGTTGCCACCCAGATGTTTTCACAATGCGAAGTCAGTCTGTAGCCAACAGTGTG includes:
- the LOC124721930 gene encoding F-box/LRR-repeat protein 5-like, which produces MEKEANERHTSDMLTAEKRYNIAKIENETDEDSIVDGTFILPREMWLEIFHYLSPKDLCRCAQVCKLFNSIAYRQEFWKGLYIPYWTKGLWEFKEAHRDVESGRLPCYHTHPAERQLCDDEMEFYVIHGILNHLPTIGHGVVLLCMSGVNLTDDLVRLMLLSCPNLETLDLSYTCISGYFAFRGLHEYKCCRRLKYLSFSGCRNLVDECIVNLTKCWLFLEQTQSNDDHITGLISLSMSGCERLTSGSISALLNVPKFLHNLKHLDFSGCFRFSSESLCEVANVCPKLEPKNLYYCHNVLNGPFMLEANGCNNLESAKRKCCSFPEY